A single window of Colletes latitarsis isolate SP2378_abdomen chromosome 11, iyColLati1, whole genome shotgun sequence DNA harbors:
- the LOC143348610 gene encoding adenosine 5'-monophosphoramidase HINT3 — protein MAELSRKDDCIFCKIIYNEEPSTKIYEDEYVICIKNIKPVSTHHYLILPKTHIRNAKDLTREHAEIFEKMISALDIVIQQQGLDRAATRTGFHWPPFNTVNHLHLHVISPVENINFLNKIIYLPGSFQFVSIEYVHSYIQRAS, from the exons ATGGCAGAGCTGTCTCGCAAGGACGAttgtatattttgtaaaattatatACAATGAAGAGCCTAGTACAAAAATTTACGAG GACGAATATGTGATTTGTATTAAAAACATTAAACCAGTTTCGACGCATCATTATTTGATATTACCGAAAACACATATACGAAATGCAAAAGACCTTACACGAGAGCATGCTGAGATTT TTGAAAAAATGATCTCTGCATTAGACATAGTAATACAACAGCAAGGTCTTGATCGTGCAGCTACACGAACAGGATTTCATTGGCCACCATTTAATACAGTGAACCATTTGCATTTACATGTTATTTCTCCAGTAGAAAATATaaactttttaaataaaattatttacttaCCTGGTTCCTTTCAGTTTGTGAGC aTTGAATATGTACACTCCTACATACAAAGAGCTTCATAG